In one window of Legionellales bacterium DNA:
- a CDS encoding efflux RND transporter periplasmic adaptor subunit, which yields MLQKSKFILIVIVVLLLILVFHYWHKKNNAQDVQKGSVVSTMTVKNQSWQASLKALGNVKASQSVQLSTEIGGIVSQVNFVSGQAVKAGEVLVKLRADDIEAAVEKDTVIVAADEKNYQRLKSLYASKALAFQDMDNSLEKLQEAKAELKQQQAILAHHTITAPFSGIVGIRRVDNGQYLAPGQVIVNIESYDPAYVDFAIPERLINQINIGGIIKITSPNRPQDQLTGEIIATSHAVDINNRSLLVRGRVANPQEQLLTGMSVEVLVQGDAQQRIVIPQTALCYTPDGVGVYVVGKNQHVHWRAVTLGEREEDSVVIHSGLKNGDVIVTVGQNKLAENTLITSNNADPLN from the coding sequence TTCACTATTGGCATAAAAAAAATAACGCGCAAGATGTTCAAAAAGGCAGTGTTGTTTCCACCATGACGGTAAAAAATCAATCATGGCAAGCATCGTTAAAAGCGTTAGGAAATGTGAAAGCATCACAAAGCGTGCAATTAAGTACAGAGATCGGAGGCATTGTCAGTCAAGTGAATTTTGTCTCTGGGCAAGCGGTTAAAGCAGGAGAAGTATTAGTTAAATTGCGTGCGGATGATATCGAAGCGGCCGTTGAAAAAGATACGGTTATCGTTGCAGCCGATGAAAAAAATTACCAACGGTTAAAATCATTATACGCCTCAAAAGCATTGGCTTTTCAAGATATGGATAATTCGTTAGAAAAATTACAAGAAGCTAAAGCAGAGCTCAAACAACAACAAGCGATTTTGGCTCATCATACTATCACGGCGCCATTTTCGGGAATTGTTGGCATAAGACGAGTGGATAACGGGCAGTATTTAGCGCCAGGACAAGTGATTGTGAATATAGAATCGTACGATCCTGCTTATGTGGATTTCGCGATCCCTGAACGTTTGATTAATCAGATTAACATTGGCGGCATAATAAAAATCACTTCGCCTAATAGGCCACAAGATCAATTAACCGGCGAAATTATTGCCACCAGTCATGCTGTGGATATCAATAATCGTAGTTTATTAGTAAGAGGAAGAGTCGCCAATCCACAAGAACAATTATTAACAGGCATGTCCGTTGAGGTGCTGGTGCAAGGCGATGCGCAACAGCGTATTGTCATCCCACAAACGGCATTATGTTACACCCCTGACGGCGTGGGTGTTTATGTGGTGGGCAAAAACCAACACGTTCATTGGCGGGCGGTGACGTTAGGTGAACGTGAAGAAGATAGCGTAGTGATCCATTCAGGACTAAAAAATGGCGACGTGATTGTTACAGTGGGTCAAAATAAATTAGCAGAAAATACTTTGATTACAAGCAATAACGCCGATCCCTTAAATTAA